One Clupea harengus chromosome 3, Ch_v2.0.2, whole genome shotgun sequence DNA window includes the following coding sequences:
- the si:ch211-218c6.8 gene encoding uncharacterized protein si:ch211-218c6.8 isoform X3 — MRGGKERQVFRRAMEVDSGEAIAAIPLLHSNEFKLLQAYCAWRRKGSRRRLTGQSPVALKTEPLTFQSRAVQNSTARIAVGSSLRVKNAHAQGSSGDDLGSVADKLTQIADNVGLVPDDLVTDSGDDVIQRLVELLKVAGDELDAEEQPAADDANLNEEPRTKSIARLLVITTHLISHLDSSQLPSKASVCHLPNHVEQRCNETIEIAPPLRMKTYTYQRQDLGGCD, encoded by the exons ATGAGAGGCGGGAAGGAAAGGCAAGTCTTTCGAAG AGCAATGGAAGTCGATTCAGGAGAAGCTATTGCAGCTATTCCACTGTTGCATAGCAATGAATTCAAGTTGCTACAGGCATACTGCGCCTGGCGGAGGAAGGGGTCGAGAAGAAGACTCACTGGTCAGTCGCCCGTTGCTTTGAAGACCGAGCCCCTCACTTTCCAAAGCAGAGCAGTCCAAAATAGTACCGCGAGGATTGCAGTAGGATCAAGTTTGAGGGTGAAGAATGCACATGCACAAGGATCAAGTG GGGATGACCTGGGCAGTGTGGCTGACAAACTCACCCAGATCGCAGACAATGTAGGTCTCGTCCCTGACGATCTAGTGACTGACAGTGGCGATG ATGTTATCCAGAGACTGGTTGAACTCCTGAAGGTAGCTGGGGACGAATTGGATGCAGAG GAACAGCCAGCAGCTGATGATGCTAATTTAAATGAAGAACCAAGGACAAAGAGCATCGCCCGTTTACTCGTAATTACGACTCATCTTATATCTCATCTCGATTCATCTCAGCTTCCTTCCAAAgccagtgtgtgtcatttgccAAACCATGTTGAGCAACGATGCAATGAAACCATTGAAATTGCACCGCCATTAAGaatgaaaacatacacatatcaaAGACAGGACTTAGGAGGATGTGACTGA
- the LOC122132789 gene encoding uncharacterized protein LOC122132789, whose protein sequence is MNYSQRKADRYLMRFRFKTVLNSHHESSAPGKDNSFCTGKHGVNVCVTNRLLTPLTPDHLQSVALSVPGLYAQFQQYPADTGLYHCGELQIYRLPNVTLEGDCREPGKDSPIPDLSAIKNGEAVRGSEQKSGSASLREVSISNCGDVHSQISDADEYYTCSSPDTAPSEVTESDGFHSACGNLSSPGFAGKDDDEQVSVEFKGQRYLRLLTPAKGREEDMEASWVVTDFTEAGEELVFSLWLDFIRPQPVVPHWMKDLEEESM, encoded by the exons ATGAATTATTCGCAACGGAAAGCCGATAGGTATCTGATGCGCTTTCGTTTCAAGACAGTGTTAAATTCTCACCATGAAAGTTCAG CACCAGGCAAAGATAATAGCTTTTGCACAGGGAAGCATGgagtaaacgtgtgtgtgaccAACCGCTTACTGACCCCGCTGACCCCAGACCACCTGCAGTCCGTGGCACTGAGTGTCCCAGGCCTCTACGCACAATTTCAGCAGTACCCAGCAGACACAGGCCTGTACCACTGTGGAGAGCTGCAGATCTACAGGCTACCCAACGTCACACTAGAGGGAGACTGCAGGGAGCCTGGGAAAGACTCACCCATTCCAGACCTCTCTGCAATTAAGAATGGTGAAGCAGTGAGAGGATCTGAGCAGAAGAGTGGGTCTGCAAGCTTGAGGGAAGTCAGTATCTCAAATTGCGGCGATGTGCACTCCCAGATCAGTGATGCGGACGAGTACTACACCTGTTCCTCTCCCGACACGGCGCcctcagaggtcacagagagtgACGGCTTTCACTCTGCCTGTGGTAACCTCTCGTCCCCAGGATTTGCCGGCAAAGACGACGATGAGCAGGTCTCTGTGGAGTTCAAAGGTCAGAGATACCTACGCCTGCTGACCCCCGCGAAAGGCAGGGAGGAGGACATGGAAGCCAGCTGGGTGGTCACAGACTTCACAGAGGCTGGGGAGGAGTTGGTGTTCTCCCTGTGGCTGGACTTCATCCGGCCCCAGCCGGTGGTGCCACACTGGATGAaggacctggaggaggagagcatgTGA